One part of the Chryseobacterium mulctrae genome encodes these proteins:
- a CDS encoding DUF2795 domain-containing protein, with amino-acid sequence MYWTLELASYLSDAPWPMTKAELIDYAIRTGAPMEVVENLQAIEDEGEIYDAIDEIWSDYPTDEDYLWNEDEY; translated from the coding sequence ATGTACTGGACATTAGAATTAGCTTCATATTTAAGCGACGCACCTTGGCCGATGACAAAAGCAGAACTTATCGACTATGCAATAAGAACTGGTGCACCAATGGAAGTGGTAGAAAACCTTCAGGCAATCGAAGATGAAGGAGAAATTTATGATGCTATCGATGAAATTTGGAGCGACTATCCAACAGATGAAGATTATCTTTGGAACGAAGACGAATATTAA
- a CDS encoding DUF2797 domain-containing protein — translation MQFQGQILKMTTFNDQPIQYYLNLSGDLIHMNELFGKELTIKHTGFQCVNCGMNKTIYRMGFCKSCFFESPYASDTIIRPELSTAHLGIGERDLEVEKQIQLQPHTVYLAYTGDVKVGVTRNTQIPTRWIDQGATFALPIARTENRYEAGMIEVALKEHLADKTNWRKMLQDDFEDEVDLIDFQQKIREYFPDDFQKFYSEGEEMWKFDYPFSKPEKVASFTLDKKPEFTAVLNGIKGQYLSFEGGNFMNVRGHEGYVIELTVKN, via the coding sequence ATGCAGTTTCAAGGGCAAATTTTAAAAATGACAACTTTCAATGATCAACCTATCCAATATTATCTTAATCTTTCAGGTGATCTTATTCATATGAATGAATTGTTTGGTAAAGAATTAACGATAAAACATACAGGTTTTCAGTGTGTGAATTGTGGAATGAATAAAACAATTTACAGAATGGGATTTTGTAAAAGTTGCTTTTTTGAAAGTCCTTATGCGAGTGACACAATTATTCGTCCGGAACTTTCTACAGCGCATTTAGGAATTGGCGAAAGAGATTTGGAAGTAGAAAAACAAATCCAATTGCAGCCGCATACCGTATATCTAGCTTATACAGGAGATGTAAAAGTGGGAGTCACGAGAAATACACAAATTCCGACACGATGGATCGATCAAGGCGCAACATTTGCTTTACCGATTGCGAGAACAGAAAACCGATACGAAGCCGGAATGATAGAAGTTGCCCTAAAAGAACATCTTGCCGATAAAACCAACTGGAGAAAAATGCTGCAGGATGATTTTGAGGACGAGGTGGATTTAATAGATTTTCAGCAGAAAATAAGAGAATATTTTCCTGATGATTTTCAGAAATTCTATTCTGAAGGTGAAGAAATGTGGAAGTTTGATTATCCATTTTCAAAACCTGAAAAAGTTGCTTCATTCACTTTAGATAAAAAGCCTGAGTTTACTGCGGTATTAAACGGTATTAAAGGACAATATCTGAGTTTTGAAGGTGGAAATTTTATGAATGTAAGAGGTCATGAAGGATATGTGATTGAGCTGACTGTAAAAAATTAA
- a CDS encoding GDP-mannose 4,6-dehydratase: MTYLVTGGSGFIGSHLIEKLLKEGHSVINIDNFDDFYDYKIKIKNTLASLEKNIDFEFSEKENDIQNLISISKSESYTIYFQDIRDKNGLEKIFQNHPIDLIIHLAALAGVRPSIERPLEYEEVNVRGTMNLWELCNQFNIKKFVCASSSSVYGNNEKTPFSETDNVDQPISPYAATKKSGEVLGHVYHSLYGIDIIQLRFFTVYGPRQRPDLAIHKFTKLISENKEIPFYGDGNTARDYTYIDDIIDGILKSVDYLEKNSDIYEIINLGESEVVTLSEMLSEIEKNLNKTAIRKILPLQPGDVQKTSADITKAKNLISYNPTTNFQNGTKKFVEWFLRK, encoded by the coding sequence ATGACATATCTCGTAACAGGAGGAAGCGGATTTATTGGTTCTCATTTAATAGAAAAATTATTGAAAGAAGGACATTCTGTCATAAACATTGACAATTTTGATGATTTTTATGATTATAAGATAAAAATTAAAAATACTTTAGCTTCTCTTGAAAAAAATATTGATTTTGAATTTTCTGAAAAAGAAAACGATATTCAAAATTTAATTTCTATTTCAAAATCAGAATCTTACACTATATATTTCCAAGATATCCGAGACAAAAATGGTTTAGAGAAAATATTTCAAAATCATCCGATTGATTTAATCATCCATTTGGCAGCTCTTGCCGGAGTACGTCCTTCTATTGAAAGACCTTTAGAATATGAAGAGGTCAATGTACGCGGAACAATGAATCTTTGGGAACTGTGTAATCAATTTAATATTAAAAAGTTTGTTTGCGCTTCATCGTCAAGTGTTTATGGCAACAATGAAAAAACTCCTTTTTCTGAAACCGATAATGTAGACCAACCCATCTCACCCTATGCGGCAACAAAAAAAAGCGGAGAAGTTTTAGGACATGTTTATCACAGTTTATATGGAATAGACATCATTCAGCTTAGGTTTTTTACGGTTTACGGACCAAGGCAAAGACCTGATTTGGCGATTCACAAATTCACAAAACTCATTTCAGAAAATAAAGAAATCCCTTTCTACGGCGATGGAAACACAGCAAGAGATTACACTTATATAGACGACATCATTGATGGAATCTTAAAGTCAGTCGATTACCTGGAGAAAAATTCTGACATCTATGAAATTATCAATTTAGGTGAGAGCGAAGTTGTCACTTTATCTGAAATGTTGTCAGAAATTGAAAAAAATCTCAATAAAACTGCCATCAGAAAAATACTGCCACTACAGCCGGGTGACGTACAGAAAACCAGCGCAGACATTACAAAAGCTAAAAATCTGATTAGTTATAATCCCACCACAAACTTCCAAAATGGCACAAAAAAATTTGTGGAATGGTTTTTGAGAAAATGA
- the secA gene encoding preprotein translocase subunit SecA produces MSFLNKVLKGFLGDKKAQDLKEVKKVVTKIKAVEPSVGELSDDGLREKTAEFKSKIKEATASITAQIEQIKEQIKNSTNVDEKEALFSRIEALKKDSYEIEEKVLLQVLPEAFALIKETSRRWAQNGEIRVTATDWDRELAAAGKDFIEIQGDQAVWKNSWNAAGTPVVWDMVHYDTQFIGGIILHSGKIAEMATGEGKTLVGTLPIYLNALPERGVHVVTVNDYLAKRDSAWMGPLYQFHGMAIDCIDNHQPNSDGRRKAYNSDITYGTNNEFGFDYLRDNMVTSPTELVQRELNFAIVDEVDSVLVDDARTPLIISGPVPQGDRQEFDLLKPSIDRIVEVQKKTVSAIFNEAKKLIAAGNTKEGGFKLLQAYRGLPKNRQLIKFLSESGNRALLQKTEAQYMQDNNRDMPIVDKDLYFVIEEKNNQVDLTDKGVEYMSQGNSDANFFVLPDIGTEIAEVEAKNLSKEEEFEAKEKLFSDFAEKSERVHTMSQLLKAYTLFEKDDEYVVIDGEVKIVDEQTGRIMEGRRYSDGLHQAIEAKESVKIEAATQTFATVTLQNYFRMYNKLAGMTGTAETEAGELWQIYKLDVVVIPTNRPIQRHDKQDLVFKTNREKYNAVIEEIENLTSAGRPVLVGTTSVEISQLLSKALQLRKIQHQVLNAKLHKKEAEIVAGAGQPGVVTIATNMAGRGTDIKLSKEVKEAGGLAIIGTERHDSRRVDRQLRGRAGRQGDPGSSQFYVSLEDNLMRLFGSERIAKMMDRMGHKEGEVIQHSMISKSIERAQKKVEENNFGTRKRLLEYDDVMNKQRDVIYKRRKNALFGDHLKYDITNMIFDVSNSIVSKAKATGNYKDFEFEIIKNFTMESPVSENDFKSKQIPELTNILFKAAQDDYNMKLNLLKEKSFPIIENVYQNQGSMFKMIQVPFTDGVKTLTIVTDLKEAHDTNCDSLINDFEKNITLSIIDENWKLHLREMDDLRRSSQGAVYEQKDPLVIYKQESFHLFSEMVDKMNKEIISFLYRGEIPA; encoded by the coding sequence ATGAGTTTTTTAAATAAAGTTCTTAAAGGGTTTTTGGGAGACAAAAAAGCGCAGGACCTAAAGGAAGTAAAAAAAGTTGTAACAAAAATCAAAGCTGTTGAGCCAAGTGTCGGAGAATTATCTGATGATGGTTTGAGAGAAAAAACTGCCGAATTTAAATCTAAAATAAAAGAAGCGACAGCAAGTATCACAGCGCAGATAGAACAAATTAAAGAGCAAATAAAAAACTCTACCAATGTTGATGAGAAAGAAGCGCTTTTTTCTAGAATAGAAGCTTTGAAAAAAGATTCTTACGAGATTGAAGAAAAAGTTCTTTTGCAGGTTCTTCCGGAAGCTTTCGCCTTGATTAAAGAAACATCAAGAAGATGGGCTCAAAATGGAGAAATTCGTGTAACAGCAACAGATTGGGACAGAGAATTGGCTGCTGCCGGAAAAGATTTCATTGAAATCCAAGGAGATCAGGCGGTTTGGAAAAACTCATGGAATGCAGCCGGAACACCAGTAGTTTGGGATATGGTGCATTACGATACGCAGTTTATTGGTGGTATAATCCTTCACAGCGGAAAAATTGCTGAGATGGCAACCGGAGAAGGTAAAACTTTGGTAGGAACACTTCCTATTTACTTAAATGCTCTTCCTGAAAGAGGAGTTCACGTTGTAACAGTGAATGACTATCTTGCAAAAAGAGACTCGGCTTGGATGGGACCTTTGTACCAATTCCACGGAATGGCTATCGACTGTATCGATAATCACCAACCGAACTCAGACGGAAGAAGAAAAGCATACAACTCAGATATTACTTACGGAACCAACAATGAATTTGGTTTCGATTACCTGAGAGATAACATGGTAACTTCACCTACAGAACTGGTACAAAGAGAGCTAAACTTCGCAATCGTGGATGAGGTTGACTCTGTATTGGTAGATGATGCAAGAACTCCATTGATCATTTCTGGTCCGGTTCCTCAAGGAGACAGACAAGAATTTGATCTTTTAAAACCTTCTATCGACAGAATCGTTGAAGTACAGAAAAAAACTGTTTCTGCAATTTTTAATGAAGCTAAAAAATTAATCGCTGCAGGAAATACTAAAGAAGGAGGATTCAAATTGCTTCAGGCTTACAGAGGTCTTCCTAAAAACAGACAATTAATTAAATTCTTATCGGAAAGCGGAAACCGTGCATTGCTTCAAAAAACTGAAGCGCAATACATGCAGGATAACAACCGTGACATGCCGATTGTAGATAAAGACTTATACTTCGTCATTGAGGAAAAGAACAATCAGGTTGATTTGACAGACAAAGGTGTTGAATACATGTCTCAAGGAAACTCTGATGCTAACTTTTTCGTTCTTCCGGACATCGGAACTGAAATCGCTGAAGTAGAAGCTAAAAATTTATCTAAAGAAGAAGAATTTGAAGCTAAAGAAAAGCTTTTTAGTGATTTTGCTGAAAAATCTGAGCGAGTTCACACGATGAGCCAGTTATTGAAAGCGTATACATTATTCGAAAAAGATGATGAATATGTTGTAATTGATGGTGAAGTAAAAATCGTTGACGAGCAGACCGGTCGTATTATGGAAGGTCGTCGTTATTCAGACGGTTTACACCAAGCAATTGAAGCTAAAGAAAGTGTAAAAATCGAAGCAGCGACTCAGACTTTTGCTACAGTTACCCTTCAGAACTATTTCCGTATGTACAACAAACTTGCGGGGATGACAGGTACAGCAGAAACTGAAGCTGGAGAACTTTGGCAGATTTATAAATTAGACGTAGTGGTAATTCCTACCAACCGTCCAATTCAGAGACACGACAAACAAGATTTGGTTTTCAAAACCAACAGAGAAAAATACAACGCAGTAATTGAAGAAATTGAAAACCTAACTTCGGCTGGAAGACCAGTATTGGTAGGTACAACTTCTGTTGAAATTTCACAATTACTTTCAAAAGCACTTCAGCTAAGAAAAATTCAACACCAGGTGTTGAATGCAAAACTTCACAAAAAAGAAGCAGAAATCGTTGCCGGAGCAGGTCAGCCAGGAGTTGTAACAATTGCAACCAATATGGCGGGTCGTGGTACCGATATTAAGCTTTCTAAAGAAGTAAAAGAAGCGGGTGGTTTAGCAATTATCGGAACAGAAAGACACGATTCTAGACGTGTTGACAGACAGTTGAGAGGTAGAGCGGGACGTCAGGGAGATCCGGGAAGTTCGCAATTCTATGTTTCTTTGGAAGACAACTTGATGCGTTTGTTCGGTTCTGAAAGAATCGCTAAAATGATGGACAGAATGGGTCATAAAGAAGGTGAAGTAATTCAGCATTCTATGATCAGTAAATCTATCGAAAGAGCTCAGAAAAAAGTAGAAGAAAACAACTTCGGAACAAGAAAGAGACTTTTGGAGTACGATGACGTAATGAATAAGCAACGTGACGTAATCTACAAAAGAAGAAAGAATGCTTTGTTCGGAGATCACCTAAAGTATGACATTACAAATATGATCTTTGATGTTTCAAATTCTATTGTAAGCAAAGCTAAAGCAACTGGAAATTACAAAGATTTTGAATTTGAAATAATTAAAAACTTCACGATGGAATCTCCGGTTTCTGAAAATGATTTTAAATCAAAACAAATTCCGGAACTTACCAATATCTTGTTCAAAGCAGCTCAGGATGATTATAATATGAAACTGAACTTGCTGAAAGAAAAATCGTTCCCTATTATTGAGAATGTATATCAAAACCAAGGTTCTATGTTTAAAATGATTCAGGTACCTTTTACAGATGGAGTAAAAACTTTAACCATCGTTACAGATCTTAAAGAGGCTCACGATACAAATTGCGACAGTTTAATTAATGATTTTGAAAAGAATATCACTTTATCAATCATTGATGAAAACTGGAAACTTCACCTTCGTGAAATGGATGATTTGAGAAGATCTTCTCAAGGAGCTGTTTACGAACAGAAAGATCCTTTGGTAATTTACAAGCAAGAGTCTTTCCACCTTTTCAGTGAAATGGTAGACAAGATGAATAAAGAAATTATTTCATTCTTATATAGAGGAGAAATTCCCGCATAA